Genomic segment of Sinorhizobium meliloti:
AATTCCGGCGGCGGCCTGATCAACATGAAGGGCGAGTTGATCGGCATCAACACTGCGATTTTTTCGAGAGGCGGCGGTTCCAACGGCGTGGGCTTTGCGATCCCCGCCAACCTGGTCAAGGTTTTCGTTGCCTCCGCTGAAGGAGGCAACGGCTCGTTCATCCGTCCCTTCGTCGGGGCGACTTTCGAGCCAGTGACCTCCGATGTGGCCGAGGCGCTCGGGCTTGAGCGGGCCCGCGGGGCGCTGGTGACGGCGGTCGTCGCAGGCGGTCCGGCGGAGAGCGCCGGCATGCGCCCCGGACAGGTGGTCACCGCCGTCAACGGCATACCGGTCGAACACCCCGATGCGCTTGGTTATCGTCTGACCACCGTGGGGATCGGCCACGAGGCGCGGGTTACGATCTCGGAGAACGGCAGTTCGCGCGAAATCGCCCTCAAGCTTGAGCGGGCGCCGGAAACGCAGCCACGAGACGAACGGCTGATCGAGGGGCGCAACCCCTTCGCCGGCGCTGTCGTGGCAAATCTCTCGCCGCGGCTTGCGGACGAGTTGCGCATGCCCACGTCGCTGCAGGGGGTGGTCATCACGGAGATCAATCGCGGCTCGCCGGCTGCACGTATCGGCCTGGAACCGAAAGATATCGTTCGTTCCGTCAACGGGACGGCAATCGATAGTTCGAAGACGCTGGAAGGCGTCGTCGCCGAGGATGCCTCCTTCTGGCGTGTCGAGATCGAGCGCAACGGCCAGATCATCCGTCAGTTCTTCCGATGAGCGATCTCTTCGCCCCCCATGAACCTCCTGAAATGGCCTCGGCAAGGCCGCTGGCCGATCGCCTGCGCCCGCGCACGCTGGCGGAGGTGACCGGCCAGGAGCATCTGACCGGCCCCGACGGCGTGCTCACACGGATGATCGCTTCCGGATCCCTCGGCTCGATGATCTTCTGGGGCCCGCCGGGAACCGGCAAGACAACGGTTGCCCGTCTGCTTTCAGGCGAGGCAGGTCTCGCATTCGAGCAGATTTCGGCGATCTTCTCCGGCGTTGCGGATCTTAAGAAGGTATTCGAATCTGCGCGCGCCCGGCGCATGTCGGGGCGCCAGACGCTGCTTTTCGTCGACGAGATCCATCGGTTCAACCGGGCGCAGCAGGACAGCTTCCTGCCGGTCATGGAGGATGGCACCGTCGTCCTGGTCGGCGCCACCACCGAGAACCCGTCTTTCGAGCTTAACGCCGCGCTTCTCTCGCGGGCGCGCGTCTTGACGTTCAAGCCGCATGACGAGGCCAGCCTCGAGGAACTTCTGAAGCGGGCGGAGGCAGCCGAGGGCAAACCGCTGCCGCTCGATGACGAAGCGCGGGCCAGCCTGATCCGCATGGCGGACGGGGACGGCCGGGCGGTGCTAACGCTCGCGGAAGAGGTATGGCGGGCGGCGCGCCGGGACGAGATATTCGATTCCGCCGGGCTTCAGGAGATCGTCCAGCGCCGCGCGCCGGTATACGACAAGGGCCAGGACGGCCATTACAACCTGATCTCGGCGCTCCATAAATCCGTTCGGGGGTCCGACCCGGACGCGGCGCTCTATTATCTCTGCCGCATGTTCGATGCCGGGGAGGATCCGCTCTATATCGGCAGGCGGCTCGTACGGATGGCGGTCGAGGATATCGGCCTTGCCGATCCGCAGGCACTGGCGATCTGCAATGCCGCCAAGGATGCCTATGATTATCTCGGGTCTCCCGAAGGGGAACTGGCTCTTGCCGAGGCCTGCGTCTATCTTGCAACGGCGCCGAAATCCAACGCGGTCTATACCGCCTACAAGGCGGCGATGCGCGCGGCCAGGGAGAACGGATCTCTGCTGCCGCCGAAGCACATCCTCAACGCTCCGACGAAGCTCATGAAGGGGGAAGGCTACGGCGACGGCTATCGTTACGATCATGACGAGCCCGACGCATTCTCAGGCCAGGATTATTTCCCCGAGAAGATGGGCAGAAAGACCTTCTACGATCCCCCGGAGCGCGGCTTCGAACGTGAGATCCGCAAGCGGCTGGAGTGGTGGAACAAGCTTCGGCGCGACCGGAATTCGTGAGGGCTCGCCCCAGCTCCGTCACTCCCGCAGGGCTGCCTTGCCACAGGATGCCTTGCTGTCGCGATGAGCCCGTGGCATAGAAGAACCACATCGCAGACGGCTGCACGGATCGAATGGATCCGAACTTCCGCGGGGACGGCCTCGCTCCACATGAAGGAGTTCGAAATGGCCTGGTTCACGCTGTTGCTCGCCGGAATTCTCGAAATCGGCTGGGCGATCGGTCTCAAATACACGGATGGATTTACGCGGTTCACGCCGACTGTGCTGACGGTCGGGTCGATGATCCTGAGCGTCGTTCTGCTCGGAATAGCGGTGCGTTCGCTGCCGCTCGGCACGGCCTATGCCGTGTGGACCGGGATCGGCACCGTCGGTACCGTCATTCTCGGCATCATCCTGTTCGCAGAGCCCGCAACGGCGATGCGCCTCGGCTGCATCGGCCTCATCGTCGCGGGCATCGCCGGTCTGAAGCTCGTCGGCTGACGTGTTCGACCACTGAAATTCTGCCCCTCATCCGGCCTGCCGGCCACCCTCTTCGCGCCAGCGGGGCGAAAGAGACTCGCGGCGCCCCGGCAGGGGGATGAGGAGCAAGTGATCCTTCACGTCACTTCAGCGCGTCGAGTACGACCGCGGCAGCCAGCATTTCCCGCCAGCGGTTTTCGCGCCGTCTGAATGCCTCTTCGTCTGTTCCCCACTGTTCGATCTGCCAATCCTCGTCGACATGAGCGGCAGCCCATGCCTGTTCGGCGGAGAGCCTGCCCATGGCGAGGGCAAGAGCGAGCAGGGCGGATCCGGTCAGGCTGGTGACGGTGTGGAGGCAGGCGAGGCCGAGCGGTGTCGCAAAGCCGCGCAGGCTCTCGGCAAAGGCCGAGACCGCCTCCGCCGGTTGTTCCTGATGGATCACGCCTTCCACGAGAATGAACCGGGCGCCGAGCGTCCGGGCGGCCCAGTCGATTATCGGATTCCAGTGCTCGTTCTGCCGAGCGACGAGTTCTTTCGGGCTGTCGGCCCGATAGCAGAGGAGATCGCTGCCGACAAAACGGACGATATCGTCGAAGACCGCACGATCGTCGAGCGCAACTCCGTCGATCGCGGTGTTGACGATCCGCGTGAGCGGCATTGCCGAGGGATCGATGATTTCGGTCTGGGCGTCCCACTCGGCTGCCAGCAGCCCTGCGAGCTTTTCGGTAGGTACGGTGAGCGCCCGTTTGGCCGGTGTGCGCACTGACCGTCCGTCGAGAAGCACGGCGTATCCGCCGTCATCCGCCGGTGCGGCGCTCGCCTGCTTGTAGAAGCGTTTCGGCAGCGGTTTCTGCATCTGGATCTGGGCCCGACGCACAGGATCGTCGTGGCTCAGCGCACCGCTCAGTTCGTCGCGAATATCAGGCATGGCTGTAGTCCATCCATTCGATTATGTCTGCCGGAACGCGAACGATGTGATCCGCACCGTATGCCATCAGCTCCGGGACACTGGCGTAACCCCAGGCGACGCCCAGGGCATCGGCGCCGGCGGCCTTCGCCATCTGCATGTCATAGATCGCGTCTCCGATCACGATCGTGTCGCGGGGATCGACTCCGGCTTGCTCGCAGCACTCCGTCACCATGGCGGGATGCGGCTTCGAGGGGCAGTCGTCCGCCGTGCGGGAGACGAAGAAAATCTTGTCGAATCCATGCATCGCCGCGATATGCGTCAGACCTCGCCTCGATTTGCCGGTGACGGCACCGATCAGCAGTTCGTCGCGTGCGGCCAGAGTCTGCATCATCTCCGCAATGCCCGGAAACAGCGCTTCGCTGCAGCCGGGTTCGCCTCGTACCGAGGCGAATATAGATTTGTAATGCGCCGTCATTGCGGTCGCCCGGTCGTCGACGTGTTCCTGCCCCATGAGCCGGGCAATGGCGATATCGAGAGTGAGGCCGATGATCGCCTTGGTCGCGTCCGATGTCGGGCGATCCAGATCGAAGGCCTCGAAGGTGCGGGCCATCACCTCATGGATCAGTCCCGCGCTGTCGACGAGCGTTCCGTCGCAATCGAAAAGGACGAGCTTCATCACTCTTCCTCGCCGGCGGCGTTTTCGTCGAAGCCGAGCAGATTCCAGCTCTGCACCATGTGCTGGGGCAGGGGAGCGGTGATCTTCAGCCGCCCGCCGTTCGGATGCGGAATGTCTATGTGCCGCGCGTGAAGGTGCAGCCGGTTCTGCATGCCGCCGGGGAAGGTCCAGTTGACGTCCGCTTCGAAGTATTTCGGATCGCCGATGATCGGATGGCCGATATGGGCGGCGTGGACGCGCAGCTGGTGCGTGCGGCCGGTATAGGGTTCCATTTCCAGCCAGGCGAGGTTCTGCCCGGCTTGTTCGACGATCCGGTAATAGGAGATGGCGTGGTCGGCGCCATTCTCGCCGTGCTTGGCAATCCGGACACGGTCGCCATCGGGCGTGGGCTCCTTTACGAGCCAGGTGGAAATCTTGTCTTCCCGCTTGCGCGGCACGCCCCTGACCAGGGCCCAGTATGTCTTCTTGGTGTCGCGCTCGCGAAATGCCGCGGTCAGCTGTTGCGCAGCCCCGCGCGTGCGGGCGACGACAAGTACTCCCGAGGTATCACGGTCGAGACGATGGACGAGGCGCGGCTTTTCGCCCTTCTGGCTGGTCCAGGCCTCGAGCATTTTGTCTATATGCCGGTTGACGCCCGAGCCGCCCTGAACGGCAAGGCCGGCCGGTTTGTTGAGCACGATGACCTTGGCATCCTCATGCAGCACCATGCGCGACAGAAGCTCTCCGTCCGGCGATTGACGCAGGTCCCGGCCCCCGATCGGGCCGGATTTCGCTTCCTTGGGATCGACGCCGAGCGGCGGAATGCGGATCGTCTGGCCGGGTTGTATGCGCGTGTCGGATTTTGCCCGCGCCCCGTCCACGCGGATCTGTCCGGAACGCAGCAGCTTCTGCAGCGGACCGAAACCCAGTCCGGGGAAATGGACTTTGAACCAGCGGTCGAGACGCATTCCCGCTTCGTCGCTGTCAACCTGCCTGTGTTCTATGCCCGCCATTTTGCAGAAATCCGCCTTCTTTTCTTTAAAGGCTGGCTTTAGACCATTGCGCGCATCAGGGCCAGCCCGGCGAACACGGCAAGTATCGAAAGACCGACGCTCGCCGCGATATAGGCGAGGCCACTCATCGTCTGCCCGTGTTCCAGAAGGGTGATCGCGTCGAGCGAAAAGGCCGAGAACGTCGTGTAGCCCCCCAGCACGCCGGTGATCAGGAACACGCGTATTTCCGGCGAGGCTCCCATCTTATGCATGATGAACTGCGCCAGAAAACCGATCAGAAAGGAACCCGTAACGTTCACGAACAGCGTCCCCCAGGGAAAGACGGGTCCGGCGCGCTGCAGCATCCAGAGGCCGACGAGGTAGCGCAGGACGGAGCCAAGGGCGCCGCCGGCACCGACGAGGAGGATATGGTTCATCAAATCGTTCCGATCCGAGAAGGCTGCATCCTGTCAGCCGAGCCTCTCGGCGTGCCACCTGAGATGGTCGTCCATGAAGGTCGAGATGAAATAATAGGAATGGTCGTAACGCTCATGCATCCGGAGCGTAAGCCCGATGCCCGTTCCTTTGACGGCTTCTTCGAACAGCCAGGGGCGCAGACCGTTTTCGAGGAAGCCATCCGCCTTGCCCTGGTCGATCAGGAATTCCGGGAAGCGGGCCCCGTCCTCTACGAGGGCGCAGGCATCGTATTTCCGCCAGGCGGTCTTGTCGGGACCGAGATACTTCTCGAAGGCACCGACCGACCAATCGGCGGAAGACGGCGCGACGATCGGCGCGAAAGCGGAGCAACTCTTGAAACGCTCGGGGTCCTTGAGAGCGACGGTCATTGCGCCATGCCCGCCCATCGAGTGGCCGAAGATACCCTGGCGGCTCATATCCACGCGGAAATGCTGGCCGACGAGGGCCGGGAGTTCTTCTGTGATGTAGCTGTACATCCGATAGTACTCGTCCCAGGGCTTCTCCGTCGCATCGAGATAGAAGCCGGCGCCCTTGCCCATCTGCCAATTGGTGAGCTCATCGGGAACATCCGCCCCTCTTGGGCTCGTATCCGGGCAGACGATGATGAGCCCCAGCTCCGATGCCATGCGCCGGTACTCGCCTTTCTCCATGACATTGGCGTGGGTGCAGGTGAGGCCGGAGAGATACCAGAGAACGGGGCGAGGCTCCGTGATCGCCTGCGGCGGTACAAAGACGGCGAAGGTCATTTCGCCTTTGCAGGCCGTGGAATCATGAGCGTAGACGCCCTGCATGCCGCCGAAGGCCGTGTTCTGCGAGATTACTTTCATTCTTTGCTCCTGAATTTCATGGGGTGGCGCCCGCAAGCTGAACCGCGGCATTGACGGCGGCGGCGACGAGCACCGTGTTGAAGAAGAACGAGACGATAGCGTGCATCAGGTTCACGCGGCGCATCGCCGTTGTCGTGATGGCGACATCCGACGTCTGCGCCGTCATCCCGATGACGAAGGCGAAATAGAGGAAATCGTATCCGCCGGGACTGTCGGTCTCCGGGAATGCAAGACCGCGCGCTGCGGGATTGCTGGCGGGATCATTGCGGTCGGCAAGCCAATAAAGATGAGCATAATGCAGCGCCGCCATGGTGTGGATCGTCGCCCAGCCGAGCGCAACCGCTGCGAAGGCGATGGACAGCCCCACAGCGCCGCCGCCCCCGGCGCGGTTCAGCGCGAGGAACAGAGCCACCAGCGACGTCGCCGCGGCAACGAGCGTCACCAGGAAGATGATTGGCTCCGGCTCACCCGTGTCGCGCGCATTGGCCTGGAGATAACTGCCGGTAAGTTTGGGAAGCCGCAAAGCCGTGATCGACAGATAGATAAGGAAAAAGAGGATGGCCGCGACCTCGATTGCTTCTGCGCGGAAGAATGCAAAACCGATGGGCAGGCTGACCAACCCGCCCGTCAGGGCGAGATAGAACGGCCAGTGCCGCAGGCCTGCCTTCCGATCCATTCGCCGCCTCCGTTCGCCGGTTCTACCTTTTTACCCGTCGGCAGAGTCGGTCAAGCGTTTCGAGAAAAGCGGAGCGGTCGCGGGAGGTGAGGGCGGCGTTATAGCCTTTGCTTTCCCCGGTCTCCCTGAGATGGGCCGAGAGATCGCGCATCGCGGATGCCATGCCGATGTTGGTCTCGTCGAAGACGCGCCCGGTCGGCCCGGTGACGAGCGCTCCGGCGCCGACACAGCGCACGGCAAGCGGCACGTCGGCAGTGACGACGATGTCGCCGTCCCTGGCGCGTTCGGCGATCCAATCATCCGCTGCGTCGAAACCGGCCGATACGATGACGTTGCGAACCATCGGATCGCGCGAGGGACGCAGGCCGGAATTGGCGACGAAGGTCACCTCCAGGCCATGGCGCTCGGCCACCTTCAGGATTTCCGGCTTTACCGGGCACGCATCGGCATCGACATAGATCATCGGGGATAACTTCCGGCAGGCAAAAAAGCGCCGGATTCAGTGGCCTCCGGCGCTTTCCTGAATGAGATTGCGAACTCAGTAGACAACGACAGAGCGAATGCTCTCGCCGGAATGCATGAGCTCGAAACCCTTGTTGATGTCCTCGAGCGGCATGGTGTGGGTGATCATCGGATCGATCTCGATCTTGCCCTCCATGTACCAATCGACGATCTTCGGCACGTCGGTGCGCCCGCGCGCGCCGCCGAAGGCGGTGCCCATCCAGGTGCGGCCGGTGACGAGCTGGAAAGGCCTGGTGGCAATCTCCTGGCCGGCGCCGGCGACGCCGATGATCACCGACTTGCCCCAGCCGCGATGCGAGGCTTCGAGCGCCTGGCGCATGACCTTGGTGTTGCCGGTGCAGTCGAAGGTGTAGTCGGCGCCGCCGATCTGGTCGGCACCGCGCTTCGTCAGGTTGACGAGATAGGGCACGATGTCGTCGCCCACCTCCTTCGGATTGACGAAGTGGGTCATGCCGAACTTTTCGCCCCAGGGCTTCTTGTCGTTGTTGAGGTCGACGCCGATGATCATGTCGGCGCCGGCAAGGCGAAGCCCCTGGATGACGTTGAGCCCGATGCCGCCGAGACCGAAGACGATGGCGGTGGCGCCGATCTCGACCTTGGCGGTGTTGATCACCGCGCCGATGCCGGTGGTGACGCCGCAGCCGATATAGCAGATCTTGTCGAAGGGAGCGTCCGGATTGACCTTGGCGAGCGCGATCTCCGGCAGCACGGTGAAGTTCGAAAAGGTCGAGCAGCCCATATAGTGGTGGACCTTATCGCCGTTGATCGAGAACCGCGAGCTGCCGTCCGGCATCAGCCCTTGCCCCTGGGTGGGGCGGATGGCGGTGCAGAGATTGGTCTTGCGGCTGAGGCAGGAGGGGCAGGAGCGGCATTCCGGCGTATAGAGCGGGATGACGTGGTCGCCCTTCTTCACCGAGGTGACGCCGGGGCCGACATCGACGACGATGCCGGCGCCCTCATGACCGAGGATCGCCGGGAACAGCCCCTCCGGATCGGCCCCCGACAGCGTGAAATCGTCGGTATGGCAGATGCCGGTCGCCTTCACCTCGACCAGCACCTCGCCGGCCCGAGGGCCTTCGAGCTGCACGGTCATGACCTCCAGCGGCTTGCCGGCTTCCAGGGCCACGGCGGCGCGTACGTCCATTTCTCTACTCCATCAAACTAAGAACAACGAGGCGGGGCGACCGTCATATCGCGCCGGTCGCCACCGGCAAGAGGAAAATCCTGTCCGATCACCGAACGTCCTGGTTCAGGCGGTCGAATTCCATCTCGAGTGCCGAAATGGCCTCGGCGGTTTGATCGTGCAGCTTCTTTACGAGATCCAGCTGCTTGCGAAGTTCGTCCCCCGAAGCATCTCCGGCGTTATCATCCGGTGCGCGTCCGATACCGGCCATCAGCCAGGCGGGCGTCACGCCAAGCACGCCGGCCAGCATGAACAGGCGATTGGCCCGTGGCTCGGCGCGATCGCGTTCCCAGGAGGAAATGGTGTCGCTGCGGACACCGAGCTTGCTGGCAAGCTCCTTCGTAGAGAGTCCCGTCGCGTCACGCGCTCTCCAGATACGACCGCCCAGCGTATCGCCGTCTCCTGTCTCACGCAGACGTGCAATCGCATTCTCGGTTGATAACAGCATGGTAGCTCCTTTCGCCTGTTGTCGTTGTCGGGTGCCGAGGCACCCTGACTGCCCGCGGTGGGGCGAAGGTGAGGGGAGCTTATAGGCTTTTCCTTGCGGATGGGGCATGTGAAGCGGCAAAAAGACGGCTAAAAGCGGCTTTGCCGACGTTTCCGAACGGAGCAACGTGCCGTGGGACCCTGCTATTCGTTCTCGATGCGGGTCGGGCCGAAGACCCTTTCGAAGGCCTCCCTCAGCCTGATATCGACGTCGGCCATCATGACGGGCAGACCGAGATCGACGAGGCTGGTGACACCATAGCCGCGAATGCCGCAAGGCACGATGCCCCCGAAATGCTCAAGGTCCGGATCGACGTTCAACGACAATCCGTGAAAGCTCACCCATTTGCGCAAGCGAATGCCGATTGCCGCTATCTTGTCCTCCGCCATCGTGCCGTCCATGAGCGGCGGCTTTTCCGGGCGGCGCACCCAGACGCCGACACGATCTTCACGGCGTTCGCCCTTGACGTTCATGGAATCGAGCGTGGCGATGATGACGCTCTCGAGTGCGGCGACAAATCCGCGGACGTCCTGGCGTCTGCGCTTCAAGTCGAGCATGACGTAGACGACCCGCTGCCCGGGACCGTGATAGGTGTATTCGCCGCCTCTTCCGGTGGCAAAAACCGGGAGCATATCCGGCATCACGAGGTCGGCGGCGTTGGCGCTGGTTCCCGCGGTGAACAGCGGCGGGTGCTCGACCAGCCAGACCAGCTCGTCGGCGGTGCCGTCCGCGATCGCGGCGGCTTCGCGCTCCATCGTCTCGACGGCTTCTGGATATTCCACGAGGGAAGGCGCAATGCGCCACCGCACCGGCGGTGCATCCGGCGGAGCGAACATGCTCTGGATAAGATCTTCGCGTTGCATGGGAACCTTGCGAATACTGATTTTTTCCGGCCTGTACATGGGGTCGCCGACGGCAAGAGTCCAGCGTTTCCAGTGGTTCGCGGGGAGCCGATCGAAATAGTTTTGTTTCTCGTCAAATTTCTGTCGTCACGCACTTGTGCACCCGGAATCCTTTTGCTACATGCAGCCCCGCCGACGCAATCGGCACCTACCACGATGCGGTCGTGGCGGAATTGGTAGACGCGCAGCGTTGAGGTCGCTGTGGGGCAACCCGTGGAAGTTCGAGTCTTCTCGACCGCACCATCTAAGATGAAGAAGCCCTCGTAACCAAATGGTTCCGTGGGTTTTTTTATTTTTAATCCTCTTTCACGACGTTGTTGCTGGACGCGGTAGGACGCGAGGACTATTCTCGGATTTACGGCGCAAAACAGCTCGGCGTCATGCCTCGGGCCACAGCGTCGTCCAGGTCTCTGCTCCGTGCCGATGCGGAGCGCCCGCCACGACTTCGACATGGCGGTGCCCGATCACGAAATCACCGTTCTACACGATGTTGTTGATGGCTAAATTCGTGGAATCGCAAAAAAAAAGTCGGCGAATGAGCAGGGACAAGTTATGATTCGCTTGTCATGACGGATTCGCGAGAAGCGCCGGCATGATGGGGTGACAGAGCGACGAGTCTTGCGGAGTGCGCCTCATAACGTTGATGAGGCGCCGATCGGTCGGTCCCGAACTGATATGCGGATGTTCGTCGCTGGCTGCTGCTTCGGTATCCGTTTCAGTGTCGGTTACGTGAAGGAACTTTGAAGCTAGGAAAACCGTTCACCTGAAGCAGATGCCGAAAGGCAGCGAGCCCGTTTCAACCAAGCGGCCCGCCGCGGGAGAGCACGATGCAAAGGAGTGAATCTGACGTCTTCGATCTCTTTTCGGAGATTTATACGAGTGCAGCGCAAGAAGAGATAAGTCTACAGGAATATCTCCTCGCATGTCGCGATGACAAAAGCATGTACGCCACCGCTCAGGAACGAATGGTGGACGCAATTGGAGACCCGATTCTCGTCGATACCAGCGCTGACGAGCGTTTAGGTCGGATCTTCGCAAACCGAACCATCAAAATCTACCCGGCCTTCTCCGACTTCTTCGGCATGGAAGACACGATCGAGCGGATCGTCGGCTACTTCCGCTATGCCGCGCAGGGTCTCGAGGAGCGCAAGCAGATCCTTTATCTTCTGGGGCCGGTCGGCGGCGGCAAGTCTTCGCTCGCCGAAAGATTGAAGAAGCTGATGGAACTGCGACCGATCTACACGCTGATGGTCGACGGCAAGATCAGCCCGGTTTTCGAATCGCCGCTCGGCCTGTTCCATCCCGAACGGATGGCCGATCTCCTGGAAGACAAATACGGCATCGCCCGTAGGAGGCTGACGGGCCTGATCTCTCCCTGGGCCGCAAAGCGGCTGGACGAGGTCGGTGGCGACATATCCAAGTTCAGCGTCGTCAAGCTGATGCCGTCGCGCCTGCGTCAGATCGGCATCGCCAAGACCGAGCCGGGCGACGAGAACAATCAGGATGTCTCCTCGCTTGTCGGCAAGGTCGATATCCGCCAGCTCGAGAACTACAGCCAGGCCGACCCGGATGCCTACTCCTACAGCGGCGGCCTGAACCGCACGACGCAGGGGCTGCTCGAATTCGTCGAAATGTTCAAGGCGCCGATCAAGGTCCTGCATCCTCTTCTGACGGCGACCCAGGAAGGCAGCTACAACGGTACGGAAAACTTCGGCGCATTCCCGTTTCAGGGCACCATTCTCGCCCACTCCAACGAATCGGAATGGCTGCAGTTCAAGAACAACCGCAACAACGAGGCGTTCCTGGACCGCATCCTGGTGGTCAAGGTGCCCTATTGCCTGCGCGTCACCGAGGAGAAGCAGATCTACGAAAAGCTTCTTCGCGAGAGCGAACTGGTCAGCAATCCCTGCGCACCTGAGGTGTTGGAGATACTGAGCCGTTTCACGGTATCCACCCGGCTCGTTCCTCACGAGAACTCGTCTCTCTACACCAAGATGCGCGTCTATGACGGCGAGAACCTCAAGGATGTCGACCCGAAGGCACGATCGGTGCAGGAGTATCGGGACGCTGCCGGCGTCGATGAGGGCATGACGGGCGTCAGCACGCGCTTTGCCTTCAAGGT
This window contains:
- a CDS encoding ATP12 family chaperone protein, which produces MPDIRDELSGALSHDDPVRRAQIQMQKPLPKRFYKQASAAPADDGGYAVLLDGRSVRTPAKRALTVPTEKLAGLLAAEWDAQTEIIDPSAMPLTRIVNTAIDGVALDDRAVFDDIVRFVGSDLLCYRADSPKELVARQNEHWNPIIDWAARTLGARFILVEGVIHQEQPAEAVSAFAESLRGFATPLGLACLHTVTSLTGSALLALALAMGRLSAEQAWAAAHVDEDWQIEQWGTDEEAFRRRENRWREMLAAAVVLDALK
- the sugE gene encoding quaternary ammonium compound efflux SMR transporter SugE, whose amino-acid sequence is MAWFTLLLAGILEIGWAIGLKYTDGFTRFTPTVLTVGSMILSVVLLGIAVRSLPLGTAYAVWTGIGTVGTVILGIILFAEPATAMRLGCIGLIVAGIAGLKLVG
- a CDS encoding replication-associated recombination protein A is translated as MSDLFAPHEPPEMASARPLADRLRPRTLAEVTGQEHLTGPDGVLTRMIASGSLGSMIFWGPPGTGKTTVARLLSGEAGLAFEQISAIFSGVADLKKVFESARARRMSGRQTLLFVDEIHRFNRAQQDSFLPVMEDGTVVLVGATTENPSFELNAALLSRARVLTFKPHDEASLEELLKRAEAAEGKPLPLDDEARASLIRMADGDGRAVLTLAEEVWRAARRDEIFDSAGLQEIVQRRAPVYDKGQDGHYNLISALHKSVRGSDPDAALYYLCRMFDAGEDPLYIGRRLVRMAVEDIGLADPQALAICNAAKDAYDYLGSPEGELALAEACVYLATAPKSNAVYTAYKAAMRAARENGSLLPPKHILNAPTKLMKGEGYGDGYRYDHDEPDAFSGQDYFPEKMGRKTFYDPPERGFEREIRKRLEWWNKLRRDRNS
- the fghA gene encoding S-formylglutathione hydrolase, producing the protein MKVISQNTAFGGMQGVYAHDSTACKGEMTFAVFVPPQAITEPRPVLWYLSGLTCTHANVMEKGEYRRMASELGLIIVCPDTSPRGADVPDELTNWQMGKGAGFYLDATEKPWDEYYRMYSYITEELPALVGQHFRVDMSRQGIFGHSMGGHGAMTVALKDPERFKSCSAFAPIVAPSSADWSVGAFEKYLGPDKTAWRKYDACALVEDGARFPEFLIDQGKADGFLENGLRPWLFEEAVKGTGIGLTLRMHERYDHSYYFISTFMDDHLRWHAERLG
- a CDS encoding HAD-IA family hydrolase; this translates as MKLVLFDCDGTLVDSAGLIHEVMARTFEAFDLDRPTSDATKAIIGLTLDIAIARLMGQEHVDDRATAMTAHYKSIFASVRGEPGCSEALFPGIAEMMQTLAARDELLIGAVTGKSRRGLTHIAAMHGFDKIFFVSRTADDCPSKPHPAMVTECCEQAGVDPRDTIVIGDAIYDMQMAKAAGADALGVAWGYASVPELMAYGADHIVRVPADIIEWMDYSHA
- a CDS encoding DUF1345 domain-containing protein, giving the protein MDRKAGLRHWPFYLALTGGLVSLPIGFAFFRAEAIEVAAILFFLIYLSITALRLPKLTGSYLQANARDTGEPEPIIFLVTLVAAATSLVALFLALNRAGGGGAVGLSIAFAAVALGWATIHTMAALHYAHLYWLADRNDPASNPAARGLAFPETDSPGGYDFLYFAFVIGMTAQTSDVAITTTAMRRVNLMHAIVSFFFNTVLVAAAVNAAVQLAGATP
- a CDS encoding DegQ family serine endoprotease, with amino-acid sequence MIFGHRALAALVLAVAISTPAMAQDARTVPQSRSEMQLSFAPLVKQTANAVVNVYAERVVERRSIFAGDPFFEEFFGQRMPNRTEKQSSLGSGVIVGRNGLVVTNNHVIEGGDDIKVALADGREFPCKVILKDDRLDLAVMKIQSDGPFDIVPIGDSDAVEVGDLVLAMGNPFGVGQTVTSGIVSALARNQISNGDFGFFIQTDAAINPGNSGGGLINMKGELIGINTAIFSRGGGSNGVGFAIPANLVKVFVASAEGGNGSFIRPFVGATFEPVTSDVAEALGLERARGALVTAVVAGGPAESAGMRPGQVVTAVNGIPVEHPDALGYRLTTVGIGHEARVTISENGSSREIALKLERAPETQPRDERLIEGRNPFAGAVVANLSPRLADELRMPTSLQGVVITEINRGSPAARIGLEPKDIVRSVNGTAIDSSKTLEGVVAEDASFWRVEIERNGQIIRQFFR
- the crcB gene encoding fluoride efflux transporter CrcB, encoding MNHILLVGAGGALGSVLRYLVGLWMLQRAGPVFPWGTLFVNVTGSFLIGFLAQFIMHKMGASPEIRVFLITGVLGGYTTFSAFSLDAITLLEHGQTMSGLAYIAASVGLSILAVFAGLALMRAMV
- a CDS encoding YaiI/YqxD family protein, with product MIYVDADACPVKPEILKVAERHGLEVTFVANSGLRPSRDPMVRNVIVSAGFDAADDWIAERARDGDIVVTADVPLAVRCVGAGALVTGPTGRVFDETNIGMASAMRDLSAHLRETGESKGYNAALTSRDRSAFLETLDRLCRRVKR
- a CDS encoding RluA family pseudouridine synthase, which encodes MAGIEHRQVDSDEAGMRLDRWFKVHFPGLGFGPLQKLLRSGQIRVDGARAKSDTRIQPGQTIRIPPLGVDPKEAKSGPIGGRDLRQSPDGELLSRMVLHEDAKVIVLNKPAGLAVQGGSGVNRHIDKMLEAWTSQKGEKPRLVHRLDRDTSGVLVVARTRGAAQQLTAAFRERDTKKTYWALVRGVPRKREDKISTWLVKEPTPDGDRVRIAKHGENGADHAISYYRIVEQAGQNLAWLEMEPYTGRTHQLRVHAAHIGHPIIGDPKYFEADVNWTFPGGMQNRLHLHARHIDIPHPNGGRLKITAPLPQHMVQSWNLLGFDENAAGEEE
- a CDS encoding S-(hydroxymethyl)glutathione dehydrogenase/class III alcohol dehydrogenase, whose product is MDVRAAVALEAGKPLEVMTVQLEGPRAGEVLVEVKATGICHTDDFTLSGADPEGLFPAILGHEGAGIVVDVGPGVTSVKKGDHVIPLYTPECRSCPSCLSRKTNLCTAIRPTQGQGLMPDGSSRFSINGDKVHHYMGCSTFSNFTVLPEIALAKVNPDAPFDKICYIGCGVTTGIGAVINTAKVEIGATAIVFGLGGIGLNVIQGLRLAGADMIIGVDLNNDKKPWGEKFGMTHFVNPKEVGDDIVPYLVNLTKRGADQIGGADYTFDCTGNTKVMRQALEASHRGWGKSVIIGVAGAGQEIATRPFQLVTGRTWMGTAFGGARGRTDVPKIVDWYMEGKIEIDPMITHTMPLEDINKGFELMHSGESIRSVVVY